One region of Chryseobacterium sp. SORGH_AS_0447 genomic DNA includes:
- a CDS encoding ATP-binding protein yields MASEQLQKLFTHLEEIITWRINNPAKDFNAEAPEFNTDNYKNSQLGKYISSAKLSPQEAVVLLMALLPRLEPTLLKRIYLEFPNDILFDFCFPSDNGRLFYPTVQAVQYILGGEQILERLKALEYFNPDSTLIKREVVVFSGSGHEYLPTNSLISVHQEFFNTVILGWELLPKMSGDFPAEQLHTGRSWSDLILPQDTLEELQAIESWYTSSRILMEDWDMQKKLKPGFRVLFYGDPGTGKTLAASLLGKYTGRPVFRVDVSMLVSKYIGETEKQLAKLFEKAENKNWILFFDEADAIFGKRTNVRDAHDKYANQEVSYLLQRIETFSGLIILASNFKNNMDQAFTRRFHSCIKFSNPKHEERLRIWQQNLPGQLQLEDINLEQIARRYDLTGSNIMNVIQDVSLKAIASKKPDYKVDLNMLLESIKKEYVKEDKIFT; encoded by the coding sequence ATGGCCTCAGAACAATTACAAAAACTATTTACCCATTTAGAAGAAATTATAACCTGGCGGATAAACAATCCGGCGAAAGACTTTAATGCAGAAGCACCTGAATTTAACACAGACAACTATAAAAACTCTCAGTTAGGAAAATATATTTCATCGGCAAAACTTAGCCCTCAGGAAGCTGTTGTTCTTCTCATGGCTTTATTGCCACGGCTGGAACCAACATTACTTAAAAGGATCTATCTGGAGTTTCCTAACGATATTCTGTTTGATTTCTGTTTTCCCAGTGATAATGGCCGGCTTTTTTATCCCACCGTTCAGGCGGTTCAATATATCTTAGGAGGTGAACAGATCTTGGAACGCCTGAAAGCCTTGGAATATTTCAATCCAGATTCCACATTGATCAAAAGGGAAGTGGTTGTTTTTTCAGGCTCGGGCCACGAATACCTCCCAACCAACAGCCTCATCAGCGTTCATCAGGAATTTTTCAACACTGTCATTTTAGGATGGGAGCTGCTGCCGAAGATGAGCGGCGACTTTCCGGCAGAACAGCTGCATACCGGCCGTTCGTGGAGTGATCTCATATTACCGCAGGATACTTTGGAAGAACTTCAGGCTATCGAATCCTGGTATACCAGCAGCCGGATCCTTATGGAAGATTGGGATATGCAGAAAAAACTTAAACCAGGCTTCCGGGTATTATTTTACGGAGATCCCGGAACAGGAAAAACCCTTGCGGCCAGCCTTTTAGGGAAATATACAGGGCGTCCTGTATTCAGAGTCGATGTCTCGATGCTGGTGTCCAAATATATTGGGGAAACAGAAAAACAGCTGGCTAAATTATTCGAAAAAGCTGAGAACAAAAACTGGATTCTTTTCTTTGACGAGGCAGATGCTATCTTTGGGAAACGTACTAATGTACGGGATGCTCATGATAAATACGCCAATCAGGAAGTATCTTATTTGCTTCAGCGGATCGAAACGTTTTCCGGACTGATTATTCTCGCCTCTAACTTTAAAAACAATATGGATCAGGCGTTTACAAGACGTTTTCATAGCTGTATTAAATTCAGCAATCCGAAGCATGAAGAAAGGTTGCGCATTTGGCAACAGAATTTACCGGGGCAGCTGCAGCTTGAAGATATCAACCTCGAGCAGATCGCCAGAAGATATGACCTTACCGGTTCTAATATTATGAATGTAATACAGGATGTGAGCCTGAAAGCCATTGCTTCCAAAAAACCAGATTATAAAGTTGACCTCAATATGTTGCTTGAAAGCATTAAAAAAGAATATGTGAAGGAGGATAAAATATTTACATAA
- a CDS encoding DUF1826 domain-containing protein — MNFLSDTQFSDNPQVGVVSSFSELISTEFQGTMNALCWNRNLSGDFGEIVSKLQLKENITEVSPDDLLELSLSEQGNTARGIILNDLKLLTDFGALPSLNLLKCYKRDTELDFFSTDVYSYHVDRSPVGTDTFLCTYFGAASDIIPNDRVTQKILIPEIREKLRELHDGPEAEFENFLIDCFFDLHYEPNPDSQPTNLGTGHLWRLAVDHPDQKVLPCVHRAPIENEGEYRLLLIC, encoded by the coding sequence ATGAATTTCCTCTCTGATACTCAATTTTCTGATAATCCGCAGGTAGGTGTGGTTTCAAGCTTTTCCGAACTGATCTCTACGGAATTTCAGGGAACCATGAATGCGCTATGCTGGAACAGGAATCTGTCCGGAGATTTTGGAGAGATCGTTTCTAAGCTTCAGCTGAAAGAAAATATTACGGAAGTTTCTCCGGACGATCTCCTGGAATTATCGCTTTCAGAACAAGGAAATACTGCAAGAGGAATTATTTTGAATGACCTTAAGCTATTAACCGATTTCGGCGCTTTGCCTTCTTTGAATTTATTGAAATGCTACAAACGGGACACCGAGCTGGATTTTTTCTCAACCGATGTTTATTCTTATCATGTCGACCGTTCCCCAGTTGGAACAGATACGTTTTTATGTACGTATTTCGGGGCAGCCAGTGATATTATTCCCAACGATCGGGTGACACAGAAAATTCTGATCCCAGAAATCCGTGAAAAGCTAAGGGAGCTACACGACGGTCCGGAAGCGGAATTCGAAAATTTTTTAATAGACTGTTTTTTTGACCTTCATTATGAGCCGAATCCTGATTCACAGCCTACGAACCTTGGAACCGGTCATCTCTGGAGACTCGCCGTAGATCATCCGGATCAGAAGGTTTTACCCTGTGTTCACCGGGCTCCGATAGAAAATGAGGGAGAATACAGATTGCTGCTGATCTGTTAA
- the fdhD gene encoding formate dehydrogenase accessory sulfurtransferase FdhD, whose product MKSGILEHSSVQKIEIVKVIDHLSFSCTDEVSVEEPLEIRISYEADGHKIVKNISVTMRTPGNDAELATGFLFTEAIISDRNQIKGAYHHQEVCSRNSGNTMMVELSGGFLPHLMNADRNFYTTSSCGVCGKGSIESIKTVSPFQNFEKKQCAISMETIYQLAEKLRTFQSNFSATGGIHASGLFDLQGNLLILREDVGRHNALDKLIGNALLSGQLPLQDRMLVLSGRASFELIQKAAMAGISIVAAIGAPSSLAVDVAKEFDMTLLGFLRDNRCNIYNKSSHVEITME is encoded by the coding sequence ATGAAAAGCGGTATCCTCGAACATAGTTCTGTGCAGAAAATAGAGATCGTCAAGGTAATAGACCATCTGAGTTTTTCCTGTACCGATGAGGTATCGGTAGAAGAACCTTTGGAAATTAGGATATCCTATGAAGCAGATGGGCATAAAATCGTAAAAAACATTTCCGTGACCATGCGCACACCGGGAAATGACGCGGAACTTGCAACAGGTTTTCTTTTTACGGAAGCAATCATTTCAGACAGGAATCAGATCAAAGGTGCATATCATCACCAAGAAGTCTGTTCCAGAAACAGTGGAAACACCATGATGGTGGAATTATCAGGAGGATTTTTGCCTCATCTGATGAACGCCGACCGGAATTTCTATACAACTTCCAGTTGCGGTGTCTGTGGAAAAGGCTCCATTGAATCGATCAAAACGGTAAGCCCTTTTCAAAACTTTGAAAAAAAGCAATGCGCTATTTCAATGGAAACGATTTATCAGCTGGCTGAAAAATTACGGACATTTCAAAGCAACTTCAGCGCGACAGGTGGAATTCATGCTTCCGGGCTTTTTGATTTACAGGGTAATCTGTTGATTCTGCGCGAAGATGTAGGCCGACACAATGCCTTAGACAAACTGATCGGAAATGCCCTGTTATCTGGACAATTACCACTTCAGGACCGAATGTTGGTTTTAAGCGGAAGGGCCAGTTTTGAGCTGATTCAGAAGGCTGCTATGGCAGGAATCTCAATTGTGGCGGCCATAGGTGCTCCATCAAGCCTGGCAGTAGACGTAGCAAAAGAGTTTGACATGACTTTACTTGGATTCCTGCGGGATAACCGGTGTAATATATACAATAAAAGCAGTCATGTTGAAATTACAATGGAGTAA
- a CDS encoding FdhF/YdeP family oxidoreductase, protein MENNKQNINQEKSGLSNAAQPPYRLEGLKLESPESWAAGAPAVMHSIQQLIRDASTLRGGRALFSMNQFDGFDCPSCAWPDPDRDRSPIAEYCESGAKALAEEATAKKIGADFFRENSVYDLSKMTDYQISQLGRIAEPMYLPEGGTHYQPISWDSAFEKIAEKLNGLDSPDEAMFYTSGRTSNEATWVYQLFGREFGTNNFPDCSNMCHETSGYALTRCLGFGKGTVKLEDFYESDLIIIMGQNPGTNSPRMLSALTKGKKNGAKIMAVNPLPEAGLMGFKDPQKPLALISKPFELSDLYLPVKINGDMALLKALQILLLEEEKKNPGKVIDHQFIAEKTAGFEALTEELKRYDLEFLAEECGIPMAKLREAAKMIAEKKRIIICWGMGITQQHNGVNMIFNIVNLLLMKGSIGIKGGGVCPVRGHSNVQGNRTLLVNHKPTKEQLDALEKFYGFQPPREGGYDVVKAIKAMHEGKVKFMFCMGGNLLSAAPDTTYTADAMRKLDMSVLVSIKLNRGHLIHGKEALILPVISRSEKDIVNGELQHISTENSMGVVEWSRGVLEPVSEHLINETHVACRMAKAVLGDRSVIDWDRFMNSYDAIRDDVSQCIPGFENYNERVVQKGGFYLPNAPRDGKFSSEHTPGKAAFNITPIPDNSLADDEYLMATTRTHDQFNTVVYGLDDRYRGIFNERRIVMMNEKDIEKAGLKEGEKVDLFNYDDGIERIAPLFIVVKYAIPEKSTMTYFPETNVLVSINNVVDGANMPASKYVRIKIRKHDPEIYQKIDKHIVAATGTAQ, encoded by the coding sequence ATGGAAAACAATAAGCAAAATATAAATCAAGAGAAATCCGGTTTATCTAATGCCGCACAGCCGCCTTATCGGCTGGAAGGACTGAAACTTGAATCTCCTGAAAGCTGGGCAGCAGGAGCACCTGCCGTGATGCATTCGATACAGCAGCTAATAAGGGATGCTTCGACGCTACGGGGCGGTAGGGCGCTTTTCAGCATGAACCAGTTTGACGGTTTCGACTGTCCCAGCTGCGCCTGGCCGGATCCTGATCGCGATCGGTCACCAATAGCGGAATACTGCGAGAGCGGGGCTAAAGCTTTGGCCGAAGAAGCCACTGCTAAAAAGATTGGTGCTGATTTCTTCAGAGAAAACTCGGTGTATGATCTTTCGAAAATGACGGATTACCAGATCAGCCAGCTGGGAAGAATTGCTGAGCCGATGTATCTGCCGGAAGGCGGAACTCACTATCAGCCCATCAGTTGGGACAGTGCCTTCGAAAAAATTGCTGAAAAACTTAACGGCCTCGATTCGCCGGACGAAGCCATGTTTTATACTTCCGGGCGGACCAGCAATGAAGCGACCTGGGTGTATCAGCTTTTCGGTCGGGAATTCGGGACCAACAATTTCCCCGACTGTTCCAATATGTGCCATGAAACCTCCGGTTATGCCCTTACCCGCTGCCTCGGATTTGGAAAAGGAACGGTTAAACTGGAAGATTTTTATGAGTCCGATCTCATCATCATCATGGGACAGAATCCGGGGACCAATTCCCCAAGAATGCTTTCTGCACTTACCAAAGGCAAGAAAAACGGCGCTAAAATTATGGCAGTCAACCCATTGCCGGAAGCCGGATTGATGGGATTCAAGGATCCTCAGAAACCGTTGGCTCTCATCAGCAAACCTTTTGAACTTTCGGATCTGTACCTGCCTGTAAAAATCAACGGTGATATGGCTCTGCTGAAAGCTTTGCAGATCCTGCTTTTGGAAGAAGAAAAAAAAAATCCAGGAAAGGTCATTGATCATCAGTTTATTGCAGAAAAAACAGCAGGATTTGAGGCTCTGACTGAAGAATTAAAACGTTACGACCTTGAATTTTTAGCAGAAGAATGCGGCATTCCGATGGCAAAGCTTAGAGAAGCGGCTAAGATGATTGCTGAAAAGAAAAGGATTATCATTTGCTGGGGAATGGGCATTACCCAGCAGCACAACGGGGTAAATATGATCTTCAATATTGTCAACCTGCTGTTGATGAAAGGAAGCATCGGCATTAAAGGCGGGGGAGTCTGCCCGGTTCGCGGACACAGCAATGTGCAGGGAAACCGTACACTTTTGGTGAACCATAAACCAACAAAAGAACAGCTGGATGCGCTGGAAAAATTTTATGGATTCCAACCGCCGCGGGAAGGTGGGTACGATGTGGTGAAAGCCATTAAAGCCATGCACGAAGGAAAAGTGAAATTCATGTTCTGCATGGGTGGAAATCTCTTGTCTGCTGCTCCCGATACCACTTACACGGCAGATGCCATGCGCAAGCTCGATATGTCGGTACTGGTATCCATCAAGCTCAACCGTGGCCATCTGATCCATGGAAAAGAAGCCCTTATTTTACCGGTAATTTCCCGCAGTGAAAAAGATATCGTTAATGGAGAGCTGCAGCACATCAGCACGGAAAACTCCATGGGGGTGGTGGAATGGTCCAGAGGAGTGCTCGAACCGGTTTCGGAACACCTGATCAATGAAACCCACGTTGCCTGCAGGATGGCGAAAGCGGTATTGGGTGACCGCTCTGTCATCGATTGGGACCGGTTTATGAACAGCTACGATGCAATCCGCGATGATGTTTCCCAATGCATTCCAGGCTTTGAAAATTATAACGAAAGGGTCGTGCAGAAAGGTGGATTTTACCTTCCTAATGCGCCGCGGGACGGAAAGTTCAGCAGTGAGCATACTCCGGGAAAAGCCGCATTCAATATCACTCCGATTCCGGACAATTCGCTGGCGGATGATGAATATCTGATGGCTACGACCCGAACCCATGATCAGTTCAATACGGTAGTGTACGGACTGGACGACCGGTACCGTGGAATCTTTAATGAAAGAAGAATTGTCATGATGAACGAAAAAGACATTGAAAAAGCCGGACTGAAAGAAGGCGAGAAAGTAGATCTTTTTAATTACGATGATGGCATCGAGCGAATTGCGCCTTTGTTTATCGTAGTTAAATATGCAATTCCTGAAAAAAGCACCATGACTTATTTCCCGGAAACCAATGTCCTCGTATCCATCAACAATGTGGTTGACGGCGCCAATATGCCCGCCTCCAAATACGTCCGCATCAAAATCCGCAAGCACGATCCGGAAATTTATCAGAAGATAGATAAACACATCGTAGCTGCTACAGGAACTGCACAATAA
- a CDS encoding NTP transferase domain-containing protein: MNGLVLAGGRSTRMGTAKEAIHWHGKEQQYAMADLLSLFCDEVFISCRPDQLDQIASDYHGLPDAFPEMGPLGGILSALHFRNDTAWLVVACDMPLLDEKALDVLVRHRDAEKVATTYEGPFDGGPEPLAAIWEPKSYPLLLDFIKNGSHSPRKFLLNSKILMLKSENPHVLRNVNTPEEAAEIESMMKRHKKGDLI, encoded by the coding sequence ATGAATGGCCTTGTCCTCGCCGGCGGAAGAAGTACCCGGATGGGCACAGCAAAGGAAGCGATCCACTGGCACGGAAAGGAACAGCAATATGCTATGGCCGACCTGCTGAGCCTATTTTGCGATGAAGTATTTATCTCCTGCCGTCCGGACCAACTGGACCAGATCGCTTCGGATTATCATGGACTTCCAGATGCTTTTCCCGAAATGGGTCCGCTTGGTGGTATTCTTTCGGCACTGCATTTTAGAAATGATACGGCCTGGCTGGTGGTAGCCTGTGACATGCCGCTGCTGGATGAAAAGGCACTGGATGTTCTGGTTAGACACAGGGATGCGGAAAAGGTTGCTACCACCTATGAAGGTCCTTTTGATGGTGGTCCGGAGCCACTGGCTGCTATTTGGGAGCCTAAAAGTTACCCTTTGCTATTGGATTTTATTAAAAATGGGAGTCATTCGCCCAGGAAGTTTCTGCTGAACAGCAAGATCCTGATGCTGAAGTCTGAAAATCCGCATGTTTTGAGGAACGTCAATACGCCGGAAGAGGCAGCGGAGATTGAAAGCATGATGAAGAGGCATAAGAAAGGTGATCTTATTTAA
- a CDS encoding efflux RND transporter periplasmic adaptor subunit: MVKKSLMYVNLCLIFWCVSCQSEKKEKTEAATFNVTSPLVKDTLIDKEYVAQIRSINHIELRAQEKGYIQSIYVDEGRSVKKGQLLFKIMPNLYQSDVNRAKAEAKYAEIEYQNTKNLSDKNIVAPQEMAMAKARYDKAKAELASTDTHLKFTEIRAPFSGIVGKLHVRKGSLVDDGELMTELSDNSKMWVYFNVPEAEYLNQMTDRKNEPLHVRLKMANGKEFSQQGIVETIESDFDNETGNIAYRATFLNPTGLLRYGETGNVLITSPYPNAVMIPQKATFEELEKKYVYVITKDNKVKAHEIKVAAELPHIYVVASGLKKDDRILLDGLRLVQENQKINTRFQKPEKVMSNLDLYAE, from the coding sequence ATGGTCAAGAAAAGTCTCATGTATGTAAACCTGTGCCTGATATTCTGGTGCGTAAGCTGTCAGTCTGAAAAGAAAGAAAAAACGGAGGCAGCCACATTCAATGTTACAAGCCCTTTGGTAAAAGATACTCTGATTGATAAAGAGTATGTGGCGCAGATCCGTTCTATCAACCACATTGAGCTCCGTGCGCAGGAGAAAGGCTATATCCAGTCGATCTATGTGGACGAGGGGCGGTCTGTAAAAAAAGGACAGCTGCTGTTTAAAATTATGCCCAACCTGTATCAGTCTGATGTAAACAGGGCTAAAGCAGAAGCGAAATATGCCGAAATTGAATACCAGAACACCAAAAACCTTTCCGACAAAAATATTGTGGCACCGCAGGAAATGGCGATGGCTAAAGCGCGGTACGACAAAGCCAAAGCCGAACTGGCCTCTACCGATACCCATCTGAAATTTACTGAAATCCGTGCTCCTTTTTCCGGGATTGTAGGGAAGCTGCATGTGCGTAAGGGAAGCCTCGTGGATGATGGGGAACTGATGACCGAGTTGTCGGACAACAGCAAAATGTGGGTGTATTTCAATGTCCCGGAGGCGGAATACCTGAACCAGATGACGGACCGCAAAAACGAACCCCTCCATGTACGTCTGAAAATGGCCAACGGAAAAGAATTCAGCCAGCAGGGGATCGTGGAAACCATAGAATCCGACTTCGATAATGAAACCGGGAACATCGCCTACCGGGCTACCTTCCTGAACCCTACCGGACTCCTCAGATACGGGGAAACCGGGAATGTCCTTATTACTTCTCCGTACCCCAATGCTGTAATGATTCCGCAGAAAGCCACTTTTGAAGAACTGGAGAAAAAATACGTGTATGTAATTACCAAAGACAATAAGGTGAAAGCCCACGAAATTAAAGTGGCTGCCGAGCTGCCGCATATCTATGTCGTGGCTTCAGGATTGAAAAAAGATGACAGGATTTTGCTGGACGGGCTCAGGCTGGTGCAGGAAAACCAGAAAATCAATACCAGGTTCCAAAAGCCTGAAAAAGTAATGTCGAACCTGGATCTTTATGCCGAGTAA
- a CDS encoding efflux RND transporter permease subunit: MFKKVIHRPVFAIVISVVILFIGGLAIKQLPTEQFPKIAPTTVAVSIAYPGASADVLVKSSLITIENAINGVQGMRYITTDATSAGEATVNVVFDPGTNPNEAVVLVKTRVDQVMPLLPELVQKEGVVVNPIQPSMLMYVNLYSTSKDMDEKFLYNYATVNIIPEINRIHGIAKSQILGSRRYAMRIWLNPDRMRAYDLSVDEVMKAIGEQSIIGRPGRIGQSSGIAAQSLEYVLTYKGQYNTPEEYENIIVRSNSEGENIKLKDVAKVELGSEFFDIYSNLDGHPSASIVLKQNYGSNANDVIKDVKAKLEEMKANFPPGVDYKISYDVSQFLDASVEQVLHTLRDAFILVAIVVFIFLGDWRSTLIPIIAVPVSLIGTFFVIQLFGLSINLVTLFALVLAIGIVVDNAIVVIEAVHAKMEENDMSPYKAVKEVMGEIAGAIIAITAVMVAVFIPISFMTGPVGTFYRQFSITMASSIVISAVVALTLTPVLAAMLLKNNHGKPKKSNLFTRSLDSFNRGFDKITGKYASFLRKIVSRKVVTWGILIAFCVGIFIVNKTLPGGFIPNEDQGTIYAIIQTPPGSTLEQTNKVSRALQKICQGVDGVESVSSLAGYEIMTEGRGSNAGTCLINLKSWGDRKHDVKEIMEELEEKSKNLGATIEFFEPPAVPGFGSSGGFSVRLLDLNRTTNYQDFDKVNKDFIAQLKKRKELTGVFTFFAANYPQYELVFDNNAAMQKGVSIGKAMDNLNILIGSTYEQGFIRFGQFFKVYVQSSPEFRRLPTDIMNLYVKNDHGEMVPYSAFMTMKKTQGPNEITRYNMYNSAAIRGLPAPGYTTADAIQAINETAAKSLPHGYKVAWEGLSYDEAQRGNEAIYVFLVVLVFVYLVLAAQYESFIIPFAVLLSLPVGVFGSFLLLKAMGLENDIYAQVGLIMIIGLLGKNAVLIVEFAVKRRQGGDSILEAAIKGSKARFRPILMTSFAFIAGLVPLVFASGAGAIGNHTIGASALGGMLIGTLFGVIVIPGLYYIFAKLSDGRKMIKDEDESPLSEDMIHYE, translated from the coding sequence ATGTTTAAAAAAGTAATACACAGGCCGGTTTTCGCCATTGTGATATCGGTGGTTATCTTATTTATCGGGGGGCTGGCAATCAAGCAGCTCCCTACCGAGCAGTTTCCTAAAATTGCACCTACTACGGTTGCCGTTTCCATCGCCTATCCGGGGGCAAGTGCGGATGTACTCGTAAAATCATCACTCATTACCATAGAAAATGCCATCAACGGGGTCCAGGGAATGCGGTATATCACTACGGATGCCACAAGTGCCGGGGAAGCCACGGTGAATGTGGTCTTTGATCCCGGCACTAATCCCAATGAAGCGGTTGTACTCGTGAAAACCAGGGTAGACCAGGTGATGCCGCTTCTGCCGGAGCTTGTGCAGAAAGAAGGGGTAGTGGTAAACCCGATCCAGCCGAGTATGCTGATGTACGTCAACCTGTACAGCACCAGTAAGGACATGGATGAAAAATTCCTTTACAACTATGCTACCGTTAATATCATCCCGGAAATCAACAGGATCCACGGGATCGCCAAATCCCAGATCCTGGGAAGCCGGAGGTATGCCATGAGGATCTGGCTGAACCCGGACAGGATGCGTGCCTACGACCTTTCCGTGGATGAGGTAATGAAAGCCATCGGGGAGCAGAGCATCATCGGGCGTCCGGGAAGGATCGGGCAGAGTTCGGGGATTGCGGCGCAGTCGCTGGAGTATGTGCTTACCTACAAAGGCCAGTACAACACGCCGGAAGAATATGAGAACATTATCGTGCGTTCCAATTCAGAAGGGGAGAACATTAAGCTGAAGGATGTGGCGAAAGTGGAGCTGGGAAGTGAGTTCTTTGATATTTATTCCAATCTTGACGGGCATCCTTCCGCTTCTATTGTATTGAAGCAGAACTACGGAAGTAATGCCAATGACGTGATCAAGGACGTAAAGGCCAAACTGGAGGAAATGAAAGCCAACTTTCCTCCGGGAGTCGATTATAAAATCAGTTATGACGTTTCGCAGTTCCTCGATGCTTCGGTGGAACAGGTACTGCATACATTGAGGGATGCATTCATCCTTGTGGCGATTGTGGTATTCATCTTCCTGGGCGACTGGCGTTCAACGCTGATCCCGATTATCGCTGTTCCGGTTTCCCTGATCGGGACGTTCTTTGTGATCCAGCTGTTCGGGCTGTCCATCAACCTTGTGACGCTCTTTGCTTTGGTATTGGCGATCGGGATTGTGGTGGATAACGCCATTGTGGTGATTGAAGCCGTACATGCGAAAATGGAGGAGAACGATATGTCTCCGTATAAAGCAGTAAAAGAAGTAATGGGCGAAATTGCCGGAGCGATCATTGCCATCACGGCGGTAATGGTGGCGGTATTCATCCCGATCTCCTTCATGACAGGACCGGTAGGGACATTTTACCGTCAGTTTTCCATCACCATGGCCAGTTCCATTGTGATTTCTGCAGTGGTAGCGCTTACTTTGACGCCGGTTCTTGCTGCGATGCTGTTAAAGAACAACCACGGAAAACCTAAAAAATCCAACCTGTTTACCAGATCATTGGATTCCTTTAACCGCGGGTTCGATAAAATTACCGGGAAATATGCTTCCTTTTTAAGAAAGATTGTCAGCCGCAAGGTAGTAACCTGGGGAATCCTGATTGCCTTTTGCGTAGGGATTTTCATTGTAAACAAAACTTTGCCGGGAGGATTTATCCCGAATGAAGACCAGGGAACCATTTACGCCATCATCCAGACGCCGCCGGGATCTACTTTAGAGCAGACCAACAAAGTGTCGCGGGCTTTGCAGAAAATCTGTCAGGGCGTGGATGGTGTCGAATCCGTTTCATCACTGGCTGGATATGAGATTATGACCGAAGGCCGGGGGTCCAATGCCGGAACCTGTCTCATCAACCTGAAAAGCTGGGGCGACCGTAAGCATGATGTAAAGGAAATTATGGAGGAGCTGGAAGAAAAATCCAAAAACCTCGGGGCAACCATCGAATTCTTTGAACCGCCGGCAGTTCCCGGATTCGGATCTTCCGGAGGATTCTCCGTGCGTTTGCTGGACCTGAACAGAACCACCAACTACCAGGATTTCGATAAGGTGAACAAAGACTTCATTGCCCAGCTTAAAAAACGGAAGGAACTGACCGGAGTATTTACATTCTTCGCAGCGAATTACCCTCAGTACGAATTGGTTTTCGATAATAATGCCGCGATGCAGAAAGGCGTCTCAATTGGTAAGGCGATGGATAACCTCAATATCCTGATCGGGAGTACCTACGAGCAGGGATTCATCAGATTCGGGCAGTTTTTCAAGGTATATGTGCAGTCGTCACCGGAATTCAGGAGGCTGCCTACTGATATCATGAATCTGTATGTAAAGAACGATCATGGCGAAATGGTTCCGTATTCTGCGTTTATGACAATGAAGAAAACCCAGGGGCCTAACGAGATTACGAGATACAATATGTACAACTCAGCAGCGATCCGCGGGCTTCCGGCACCCGGCTATACTACGGCAGATGCCATCCAGGCGATCAACGAAACTGCGGCGAAGAGCCTGCCTCACGGCTATAAAGTGGCTTGGGAAGGATTGTCTTATGACGAAGCACAGCGCGGTAACGAAGCCATTTATGTATTCCTGGTGGTACTCGTGTTCGTATACCTTGTACTTGCGGCGCAGTATGAAAGCTTTATCATTCCGTTTGCCGTACTGCTGTCCCTTCCGGTCGGAGTATTCGGTTCTTTCTTATTGCTGAAAGCGATGGGACTGGAAAATGACATTTATGCTCAGGTGGGGCTGATTATGATTATCGGGCTTTTAGGTAAAAATGCCGTGCTCATCGTGGAATTTGCCGTGAAGAGAAGGCAGGGGGGAGATTCTATCCTGGAAGCGGCGATTAAAGGCTCAAAAGCCCGTTTCAGGCCGATCCTTATGACCTCCTTTGCATTTATTGCCGGATTGGTACCATTGGTATTTGCCAGCGGGGCCGGAGCGATCGGGAACCATACCATCGGGGCTTCCGCATTGGGCGGAATGCTCATCGGGACGCTGTTCGGGGTAATTGTGATCCCGGGACTCTATTACATTTTTGCCAAATTATCAGATGGCAGGAAAATGATCAAAGACGAAGACGAATCACCATTAAGCGAAGACATGATCCATTATGAATAA